In Streptomyces sp. NBC_01551, one DNA window encodes the following:
- a CDS encoding DUF6325 family protein: MGPVEFIVLAFPEEQLRVPAVEAVMGLRKAGVVRLIDGLVATKTAAGEVMAAEFDEFMELRGLLAHREAARLIGPEDVREATDLLDRGSCALLLLVEHVWAEDAAIAVRAAGGRIVGSVRIPAERVGVA, encoded by the coding sequence ATGGGACCTGTGGAGTTCATCGTCCTCGCCTTCCCGGAGGAGCAGCTGCGGGTGCCGGCGGTGGAAGCCGTCATGGGGCTCCGCAAGGCGGGGGTCGTCCGGTTGATCGACGGGCTGGTGGCGACGAAGACGGCGGCGGGCGAGGTGATGGCGGCGGAGTTCGACGAGTTCATGGAGCTACGGGGCCTGCTGGCGCACCGGGAGGCGGCGCGGCTGATCGGGCCGGAGGACGTCCGGGAGGCGACGGATCTCCTGGACCGGGGCAGTTGCGCACTGCTGTTGCTGGTGGAGCACGTGTGGGCCGAGGACGCGGCGATCGCCGTACGGGCGGCGGGCGGGCGGATCGTCGGCTCGGTCCGGATCCCGGCGGAGCGGGTGGGGGTGGCCTGA
- a CDS encoding FtsW/RodA/SpoVE family cell cycle protein gives MTALTAKVAEPAPPSPPGAPAPRRRRGVELTLLAGAVFVSVLGYLYVGVAATGQLPRPAARYAGGLAAAALFAHLAVRLRAPYADPLVLPIAFLLNGLGLVLIQRLDLTTPGHPTAGEQLRWSALGLALFVLVVAALRDHRVLQRYAYLSVVAALALMLVPVFFPAVNGAHIWIRFAGFSFQPGEFAKILLAVFFAAYLAANRTALALGGRRLFWKLKLLPGRVLGPILAIWLLSVGVLVLERDLGTSLLFFGLFVIMLFTATGRIGWIAIGLLLAALGAYAVGTFEPHVHGRVNDWLNPFASIERGEGPGQLAQSLFAFGAGGLLGSGLGHGQSFLIGFAAKSDFILATAGEELGLVGLTAILLLYGLLVARGFRAGLALRDPFGRLLATGLASIVALQVFVIAGGVTALIPLTGMAMPFLAQGGSSVVTNWIIVALLVRLSDSARRPRPGGAEAAP, from the coding sequence ATGACCGCTCTGACGGCAAAGGTGGCCGAGCCCGCCCCGCCCTCACCCCCCGGCGCCCCCGCCCCCCGGCGCCGCCGCGGCGTCGAGCTGACGCTGCTCGCCGGCGCGGTCTTCGTCTCCGTCCTCGGCTACCTCTACGTCGGCGTCGCGGCGACCGGCCAGCTCCCCCGCCCCGCCGCCCGCTACGCCGGCGGCCTCGCCGCCGCCGCGCTGTTCGCGCACCTCGCCGTCCGGCTGCGCGCCCCGTACGCCGACCCGCTCGTGCTCCCGATCGCCTTCCTCCTCAACGGACTCGGCCTCGTCCTCATCCAGCGCCTCGACCTGACCACCCCCGGCCACCCCACCGCCGGGGAGCAACTGCGCTGGTCGGCCCTCGGGCTCGCCCTCTTCGTCCTCGTCGTCGCCGCGCTGCGCGACCACCGGGTGCTCCAGCGCTACGCGTACCTCTCCGTCGTCGCCGCGCTCGCGCTGATGCTCGTCCCGGTCTTCTTCCCGGCCGTCAACGGCGCCCACATCTGGATCCGGTTCGCCGGGTTCTCCTTCCAGCCGGGCGAGTTCGCCAAGATCCTGCTCGCGGTCTTCTTCGCCGCCTACCTCGCCGCGAACCGCACCGCGCTCGCCCTGGGCGGACGCCGGCTCTTCTGGAAGCTGAAACTCCTGCCGGGCCGCGTCCTCGGCCCGATCCTCGCCATCTGGCTGCTCAGCGTCGGCGTCCTCGTCCTGGAAAGGGACCTGGGGACCTCGCTCCTCTTCTTCGGCCTCTTCGTCATCATGCTGTTCACCGCCACCGGCCGGATCGGCTGGATCGCCATCGGGCTGCTCCTCGCCGCCCTCGGCGCCTACGCCGTCGGCACCTTCGAACCCCACGTGCACGGCCGCGTCAACGACTGGCTGAATCCTTTCGCCTCCATCGAGCGCGGCGAGGGCCCCGGCCAGCTCGCCCAGTCCCTCTTCGCCTTCGGCGCCGGCGGGCTCCTCGGCTCCGGGCTCGGGCACGGCCAGTCCTTCCTCATCGGCTTCGCCGCCAAGTCGGACTTCATCCTGGCCACCGCCGGCGAGGAGCTCGGCCTCGTCGGCCTCACCGCGATCCTGCTGCTCTACGGACTGCTCGTCGCGCGCGGCTTCCGCGCCGGGCTCGCCCTGCGCGACCCCTTCGGGCGGCTCCTCGCCACCGGCCTCGCCTCGATCGTCGCCCTCCAGGTGTTCGTCATCGCGGGCGGCGTCACCGCACTGATCCCGCTCACCGGCATGGCCATGCCCTTCCTCGCGCAGGGCGGCTCCTCCGTCGTCACCAACTGGATCATCGTCGCGCTGCTGGTCCGGCTCAGCGACAGCGCCCGCAGACCCCGCCCCGGCGGCGCGGAGGCCGCGCCGTGA
- a CDS encoding penicillin-binding transpeptidase domain-containing protein, producing the protein MIRYIRWCAYFCALLLTALLVNIARVQVWESAGYAVNPANKRPAIERYAERRGDILVDGRPVTGSRDSGQLLRYERTYTNGPLYAPVTGFSSQTYGTSFVERAEDRILAGTDPGLSAFPLWYDLSRGRPPGGDAATTIRAGVQLAAYTGLGGKRGAVAAVEPATGRILALVSSPSYDPAVLSGTGSRVKDAWARLGADPARPMLNRALRETYPPGSTFKIVTAAAALDSGVVTDVDAPTETPDPYPLPGTSTLLPNASTGCADASMAEAVQWSCNTVMAKIGVRVGLRGMVEAARRFGFNDDGLYVPSWVSRSNFDTDMSPDQLALSSIGQFNTSATPLQMAMVAAAVASGGEVLSPYLVERTTQADGSPVRRGERRGLGRAMNPATALRLQELMVKVVENGTGRNAAIPGAVVGGKTGTAQHGVGNAGTPYAWFISWAKAEGAPLPAVAVAVVVEDASADRGDISGNSAAAPIARAVMEAALAGR; encoded by the coding sequence GTGATCCGCTACATCCGCTGGTGCGCGTACTTCTGTGCCCTGCTGCTGACCGCCCTGCTCGTGAACATCGCCCGCGTGCAGGTCTGGGAGTCCGCCGGGTACGCGGTGAACCCGGCCAACAAACGTCCCGCCATCGAGCGCTACGCCGAGCGCCGCGGGGACATCCTGGTCGACGGGCGGCCCGTCACCGGCTCCCGCGACAGCGGCCAACTGCTGCGCTACGAGCGGACGTACACCAACGGCCCGCTCTACGCGCCCGTCACCGGGTTCTCCTCCCAGACGTACGGGACCAGCTTCGTCGAGCGCGCCGAGGACCGGATCCTGGCCGGCACCGACCCGGGGCTCTCCGCCTTCCCCCTCTGGTACGACCTCTCCCGCGGCCGCCCGCCCGGCGGCGACGCGGCGACCACCATCCGGGCCGGGGTCCAGCTCGCCGCGTACACGGGGCTCGGTGGCAAACGCGGCGCGGTGGCGGCCGTCGAACCGGCCACCGGGCGGATCCTCGCGCTGGTCAGCAGCCCGTCCTACGATCCGGCCGTGCTCTCCGGCACGGGCAGCCGGGTCAAGGACGCCTGGGCCCGGCTGGGCGCGGACCCGGCCCGGCCGATGCTCAACCGGGCGCTGCGCGAGACGTATCCGCCGGGCTCCACCTTCAAGATCGTGACGGCCGCGGCGGCCCTGGACTCCGGCGTCGTCACCGATGTGGACGCGCCCACCGAGACCCCCGACCCGTACCCGCTGCCCGGCACCAGCACCCTGCTGCCGAACGCGAGCACGGGCTGCGCCGACGCCTCGATGGCGGAGGCGGTGCAGTGGTCCTGCAACACCGTGATGGCCAAGATCGGGGTGCGGGTCGGGCTGCGCGGGATGGTGGAGGCGGCGCGGCGGTTCGGGTTCAACGACGACGGGCTGTACGTGCCCTCGTGGGTGTCGCGGTCCAACTTCGACACCGACATGAGCCCCGACCAGCTGGCCCTGTCCTCGATCGGGCAGTTCAACACCTCGGCCACCCCGCTGCAGATGGCGATGGTGGCGGCGGCGGTCGCGAGCGGCGGGGAGGTGCTCTCCCCGTACCTGGTCGAGCGCACCACCCAGGCCGACGGCTCCCCGGTCCGGCGCGGGGAGCGGCGCGGGCTGGGCCGCGCCATGAACCCGGCGACGGCGCTGCGGCTCCAGGAGCTGATGGTGAAGGTCGTGGAGAACGGCACCGGGCGCAACGCGGCGATCCCGGGCGCCGTCGTAGGCGGCAAGACGGGCACCGCCCAGCACGGCGTCGGCAACGCGGGCACCCCGTACGCCTGGTTCATCTCCTGGGCCAAGGCGGAGGGTGCGCCGCTGCCTGCGGTCGCGGTGGCGGTGGTGGTCGAGGACGCCTCGGCCGACCGCGGCGACATCAGCGGCAACAGCGCGGCGGCCCCGATCGCCCGCGCGGTCATGGAGGCGGCGCTGGCCGGGCGCTGA
- a CDS encoding ferritin-like domain-containing protein has translation MSTHELYTTSPGEGVWQVPASGAARFSWEYAEGRERLLALYQKGKDKQWDGAKRIHWDVEVDPRDPLGTPDEALTLYGTRYWSKLTEKDKGELRRHYTAWNFSQFLHGEQGAMVCAARIVESVPDLDAKFYSATQTMDEARHAEIFGRFLHEKVGMLYPVNDSLQRLLGDTLRDSRWDMPYLGMQVLIEGLALAAFGMIRDTTDKPLPKQILAYVMQDEARHVAFGRMALRDYYKQLTDAELREREEFVIEGCYLMRDRLQGVEVLENFGISRKEAQEFSERSEFLHLFRKLLFSRIVPCVKDIGLWGERLQKAYLEMGVFEMGDSNLDLLMRQDEEIAEAMDRERFAAEERDRVAEVEAAIAEGGLP, from the coding sequence GTGTCGACGCACGAGCTCTACACCACCAGCCCGGGCGAGGGCGTCTGGCAGGTCCCAGCCTCCGGCGCGGCCCGTTTCAGCTGGGAGTACGCCGAGGGTCGCGAACGGCTCCTCGCGCTGTACCAGAAGGGCAAGGACAAGCAGTGGGACGGCGCCAAGCGGATCCACTGGGACGTGGAGGTGGACCCGCGCGACCCGCTCGGCACCCCCGACGAGGCGCTGACCCTCTACGGCACCCGGTACTGGTCCAAACTCACCGAGAAGGACAAGGGCGAGCTGCGCCGGCACTACACCGCGTGGAACTTCAGCCAGTTCCTGCACGGCGAGCAGGGCGCGATGGTGTGCGCGGCCCGCATCGTCGAGTCGGTGCCGGACCTGGACGCGAAGTTCTACTCGGCCACCCAGACCATGGACGAGGCCCGGCACGCCGAGATATTCGGCCGCTTCCTGCACGAGAAGGTCGGGATGCTGTACCCGGTCAACGACAGCCTCCAGAGGCTGCTCGGCGACACCCTGCGCGATTCCCGCTGGGACATGCCGTACCTGGGGATGCAGGTGCTCATCGAGGGGCTGGCGCTGGCCGCCTTCGGGATGATCCGCGACACGACCGACAAGCCGCTGCCGAAGCAGATCCTCGCGTACGTGATGCAGGACGAGGCCCGGCACGTGGCGTTCGGGCGGATGGCGCTGCGGGACTACTACAAGCAGCTCACCGACGCCGAGCTGCGCGAGCGCGAGGAGTTCGTGATCGAGGGCTGCTACCTGATGCGGGACCGGTTGCAGGGCGTGGAGGTGCTGGAGAACTTCGGCATATCGAGGAAGGAGGCGCAGGAGTTCAGCGAGCGGTCCGAGTTCCTGCACCTGTTCCGGAAGCTGCTCTTCAGCCGGATCGTGCCGTGCGTGAAAGACATCGGGCTCTGGGGCGAGCGGCTGCAGAAGGCGTACCTGGAGATGGGCGTCTTCGAGATGGGCGACTCCAACCTGGACCTGCTGATGCGCCAGGACGAGGAGATCGCCGAGGCGATGGACCGCGAGCGGTTCGCGGCCGAGGAGCGCGACCGGGTGGCGGAGGTCGAGGCGGCCATCGCCGAGGGCGGCCTCCCGTAG
- a CDS encoding diiron oxygenase codes for MTTTTDRADRSAERPGRTDRTVLRDALGTLKDREEIAVRLLESSAKHSFDPDTELDWDAPPIDGKYYWPPELLSLYDTPLWKRMGEEQRIDLSRHEAAALGSLGIWFEIILMQLMVRHIYDKSLTSNHVRYALTEIADECRHSMMFARMIQKAGAPAYPVSRVNHNLARVLKTISTTPGSFACTLLGEEILDWMQRLTFPDERIQPLVRGVTRIHVIEEARHVRYAREELRRRMLTAPRWEQELTRISCGEAARVFSLAFVNPQVYENVGLDRREAVAQVKASGHRREVMQTGAKRLTDFLDDIGVLRGVGRRLWQSSGLLA; via the coding sequence ATGACGACCACGACCGACCGCGCCGACCGCAGCGCCGAACGCCCGGGCCGCACCGACCGCACGGTGCTGCGGGACGCGCTCGGCACGCTCAAGGACCGCGAGGAGATCGCCGTGCGGCTCCTCGAATCCTCCGCCAAGCACTCCTTCGACCCCGACACGGAGCTCGACTGGGACGCCCCGCCCATCGACGGCAAGTACTACTGGCCGCCCGAGCTGCTCTCCCTCTACGACACCCCGCTCTGGAAGAGGATGGGCGAGGAGCAGCGCATCGACCTCTCCCGCCACGAGGCGGCCGCCCTCGGCTCGCTCGGCATCTGGTTCGAGATCATCCTGATGCAGCTGATGGTCCGGCACATCTACGACAAGTCCCTGACCAGCAACCACGTCCGCTACGCGCTCACCGAGATAGCCGACGAGTGCCGCCACTCGATGATGTTCGCCCGGATGATCCAGAAGGCCGGCGCCCCCGCCTACCCGGTCTCCCGCGTCAACCACAACCTCGCCCGAGTCCTCAAGACCATCTCCACCACCCCGGGTTCCTTCGCCTGCACCCTCCTCGGCGAGGAGATCCTCGACTGGATGCAGCGCCTGACCTTCCCGGACGAGCGCATCCAGCCCCTGGTGCGCGGGGTCACCCGGATCCACGTCATCGAGGAGGCCCGCCACGTCCGGTACGCCCGCGAGGAACTGCGCCGTCGGATGCTCACCGCCCCGCGCTGGGAACAGGAGCTCACCCGGATCAGCTGCGGCGAGGCGGCCCGCGTCTTCTCGCTGGCGTTCGTCAACCCCCAGGTCTACGAGAACGTCGGCCTGGACCGGCGCGAAGCCGTCGCCCAGGTGAAGGCGAGCGGCCACCGGCGCGAGGTCATGCAGACCGGCGCCAAGCGGCTCACCGACTTCCTCGACGACATCGGCGTCCTGCGCGGCGTCGGCCGCAGGCTGTGGCAGAGCTCCGGACTCCTCGCCTGA
- a CDS encoding TetR/AcrR family transcriptional regulator — protein sequence MTVRAYRRLSVEERRAQLLDAALSLFAHRAPEEVSLDDVAEAAGVSRPLVYRYFPGGKQQLYEAALRSAADVLELCFAEPQAGPLTQRLSRALDRYLAFVDEHDAGFAALLQGGSVVETSRTTATVDGIRRAAADAILLHLGVPAPGRRLRMMVRTWITAVEAASLIWIDEGKQPGVDQLRDWLLDQFVALLAATAATDPETAGAARAALALESADGPVGVLARRVIPVVSEAAHLL from the coding sequence ATGACCGTACGCGCGTACCGCAGGCTGAGCGTCGAGGAGCGGCGGGCCCAACTCCTCGACGCGGCCCTGTCGCTGTTCGCGCACCGGGCCCCGGAGGAGGTCTCGCTCGACGACGTCGCCGAGGCCGCCGGGGTCTCGCGACCGCTGGTCTACCGGTACTTCCCCGGCGGCAAACAGCAGCTCTACGAAGCGGCCCTGCGCTCGGCGGCCGACGTGCTGGAGCTCTGCTTCGCCGAACCCCAGGCCGGCCCGCTCACCCAGCGGCTCTCCCGCGCGCTGGACCGCTACCTGGCCTTCGTCGACGAACATGACGCCGGCTTCGCCGCCCTCCTCCAGGGCGGCAGCGTGGTGGAGACCTCCCGTACGACGGCCACCGTGGACGGCATCCGCCGGGCCGCGGCCGATGCGATCCTCCTCCACCTGGGGGTCCCGGCGCCCGGGCGGCGGCTGCGGATGATGGTCCGCACCTGGATCACGGCGGTGGAGGCGGCGTCGCTGATCTGGATCGACGAGGGCAAACAGCCGGGCGTCGACCAGCTGCGGGACTGGCTGCTGGACCAGTTCGTCGCCCTCCTCGCGGCGACGGCGGCCACCGACCCGGAAACGGCCGGGGCCGCGCGGGCCGCGCTGGCGCTGGAATCGGCGGACGGCCCGGTCGGCGTCCTGGCCCGCCGCGTGATCCCCGTGGTCTCCGAGGCGGCGCACCTGCTGTGA
- a CDS encoding HAMP domain-containing sensor histidine kinase has translation MRLRRPAWTASLTWKSACFIVLMCCSLAAVLGVLVHVEVTRQTVASARDKALEKLHDASRAYEAGEALPPDAGVDPAGLPKSLRELALSGRRGTIVADRDGTPTMWAAAPADGRVLATAVDYGQSARTITGLDNAIIGSSVLAIGGTLLVGAFAVTRVTRRLHQTATVARRITRGDLDARVGAARSRPSRHQDEVATVARALDTMAGTLQAKLVSEQRFTADVAHELRTPLTGLQAASELLPEGRATELVRERVRTMRGLTEDLLEISRLDSGSGVVETDLHRLGRVAERVVRASGTDTEVVVVRDVHVETDRRRLERVLGNLVANAHRHGRGPVVVTVDGPVLTVRDHGDGYPDYLLTHGPQRFRSAGTGKGHGLGLTIAAGQAEAIGASLTFRNTGPCGGDAGPEGGAEATLALPWPLGEPGGA, from the coding sequence GTGAGGCTGCGACGGCCCGCGTGGACGGCCTCGCTGACCTGGAAGTCGGCCTGTTTCATCGTGCTGATGTGCTGTTCGCTGGCGGCGGTGCTGGGCGTGCTGGTGCACGTGGAGGTGACCCGCCAGACGGTGGCGTCGGCGCGGGACAAGGCGCTGGAGAAGCTGCACGACGCGTCGCGCGCGTACGAGGCGGGCGAGGCGCTGCCGCCGGATGCGGGCGTGGACCCGGCGGGGCTCCCGAAGTCGTTGCGGGAGCTGGCGCTGAGCGGGCGGCGCGGGACGATCGTGGCCGACCGGGACGGGACGCCGACGATGTGGGCGGCGGCCCCGGCCGACGGGCGGGTGCTGGCGACGGCCGTCGACTACGGGCAGAGCGCGCGGACCATCACCGGGCTGGACAACGCGATCATCGGGTCTTCGGTGCTGGCGATCGGCGGGACGCTGCTGGTGGGCGCGTTCGCGGTGACGCGGGTGACGCGGCGGCTGCACCAGACGGCGACGGTCGCGCGGCGGATCACGCGGGGGGACCTGGACGCGCGGGTGGGGGCGGCCCGGTCACGCCCGTCCCGGCATCAGGACGAGGTCGCGACGGTCGCCCGGGCGCTGGACACGATGGCGGGGACGCTCCAGGCGAAGCTGGTGAGCGAGCAGCGGTTCACGGCGGACGTCGCGCATGAGCTGCGCACGCCGCTGACGGGGTTGCAGGCGGCGTCGGAGCTGTTGCCGGAGGGGCGGGCGACGGAGTTGGTACGGGAGCGGGTGCGGACCATGCGGGGGCTGACGGAGGACCTGCTGGAGATCTCGCGGCTGGATTCCGGGAGCGGGGTCGTCGAGACGGATCTGCACCGGCTGGGGCGGGTGGCGGAGCGGGTCGTCCGGGCGTCCGGGACGGACACGGAGGTGGTCGTGGTGCGGGACGTGCACGTGGAGACGGACCGGCGGAGGCTGGAGCGGGTGCTGGGCAACCTGGTGGCCAATGCGCACCGGCACGGGCGGGGGCCGGTGGTGGTGACGGTGGACGGCCCGGTCCTGACGGTCCGGGACCACGGCGACGGCTACCCGGACTACCTCCTGACCCACGGCCCCCAGCGGTTCCGCAGCGCGGGCACGGGCAAGGGCCACGGCCTGGGCCTCACCATCGCGGCGGGCCAGGCGGAGGCGATCGGGGCGTCCCTGACCTTCCGCAACACCGGGCCCTGCGGGGGTGACGCCGGCCCGGAGGGCGGGGCGGAAGCGACCCTCGCCCTGCCGTGGCCATTGGGGGAGCCTGGCGGGGCCTGA
- a CDS encoding nuclease-related domain-containing protein — MRGLKVLPSGRPGRGRLYVNQPDGRAVAWYDRETNRISVLADQHREAVLAALRPYLQRGYTLGPPPVPTAADLRRLALPPDEDLAPNRPGEALLGELAHGSAGARARHRMRLELLAQQRMGEELDALEPPEWRVLHAVPLPGAGLIDHLLIGPPGILCVRTVPGRRQRAAVGDLLLTVGRAEPRQDPRWIRLAATRAGRALTAPVIPALALVEASRVEVAPTVRDIRVLQPATALAYLAEAPVTLKPPDIEALFTLARDWRTWTGRPVGPAFRRPRR, encoded by the coding sequence ATGCGGGGACTCAAGGTGCTGCCGAGCGGTCGGCCCGGACGCGGCCGGCTGTATGTGAACCAGCCCGACGGCCGGGCGGTGGCCTGGTACGACCGGGAGACCAACCGGATCAGCGTGCTCGCGGACCAGCACCGCGAGGCGGTCCTGGCGGCGTTGCGTCCGTACCTGCAACGGGGCTACACGCTCGGCCCGCCCCCCGTACCCACGGCGGCGGACCTGCGCAGACTGGCCCTCCCGCCCGACGAGGACCTGGCCCCGAACCGCCCGGGCGAGGCCCTGCTCGGCGAGCTGGCGCACGGCTCGGCCGGCGCCCGCGCCCGGCACCGGATGCGCCTGGAACTGCTGGCCCAGCAGCGGATGGGGGAGGAGCTGGACGCCCTGGAACCGCCGGAGTGGCGGGTGCTGCACGCCGTCCCGCTCCCGGGGGCCGGGCTGATCGACCACCTGCTGATCGGCCCGCCCGGGATCCTCTGCGTCCGCACCGTCCCGGGCCGCCGCCAGCGCGCGGCCGTCGGCGACCTCCTGCTCACGGTGGGCCGCGCCGAACCCCGCCAGGACCCGCGCTGGATCCGGCTGGCCGCCACCCGGGCGGGCCGGGCCCTGACGGCCCCGGTGATCCCGGCCCTGGCCCTGGTGGAGGCCTCGCGCGTCGAGGTGGCCCCCACGGTCCGCGACATCCGCGTCCTCCAGCCGGCCACGGCCCTCGCGTACCTCGCCGAGGCGCCGGTGACCCTCAAACCCCCGGACATCGAGGCCCTGTTCACCCTGGCCCGCGACTGGCGCACCTGGACGGGCCGGCCCGTCGGACCCGCCTTCCGCAGACCCCGCCGGTAG
- a CDS encoding Ku protein produces MRATWKGAISFGLVTIPVQLFTATEEHDIPLRQVHEKDASRVRLRRVCEAEDVEIPYQEIAKGYEAPDGSMIMLTDEDLAGLPLPSKKLIDVLAFVDAGTIDPLMFSKAYYVGTADKAAAKPYALLKEALTESGQIAVTKIAIRSRESLAVLRVHEDTLVLQTCLWPDEVRPAAGITPEDEVTIRPQELQMAKSLMDMLSQDFDISALHDEYQEALQQVIEARLMGIEPPHEEEAAPTGGQVIDLMAALENSVRAARESRGETGTGSGTGTGTGTAEVRELPVRTAAGKTAAKRTERTATKTAAKTAAKTAVVPKDTGGKKSTAARKTAARKTTAKSTSAKTASAAKTTAKSTATTAKTTAKTTAKTTAKTTAKSAAKTATAKKATKRASA; encoded by the coding sequence ATGCGAGCGACCTGGAAGGGAGCCATCTCCTTCGGCCTGGTCACGATCCCGGTCCAGCTCTTCACGGCGACGGAGGAGCATGACATTCCGCTCCGCCAGGTGCACGAGAAGGACGCCTCCAGGGTCCGGCTGCGGCGCGTGTGCGAGGCCGAGGACGTCGAGATCCCCTACCAGGAGATCGCCAAGGGGTACGAGGCCCCGGACGGCAGCATGATCATGCTGACCGACGAGGACCTAGCCGGCCTCCCGCTGCCCAGCAAGAAGCTCATCGACGTGCTGGCCTTCGTCGACGCCGGGACCATCGATCCGCTGATGTTCTCCAAGGCGTACTACGTCGGCACCGCCGACAAGGCCGCGGCCAAGCCGTACGCCCTGCTCAAGGAGGCCCTCACCGAATCCGGGCAGATCGCCGTCACGAAGATCGCCATCCGCTCGCGGGAGTCCCTCGCCGTGCTGCGGGTACACGAGGACACCCTCGTCCTGCAGACCTGCCTGTGGCCCGACGAGGTGCGGCCGGCCGCCGGGATCACCCCCGAGGACGAGGTCACCATCCGCCCGCAGGAACTGCAGATGGCCAAGTCGCTCATGGACATGCTGTCCCAGGACTTCGACATCTCGGCGCTCCACGACGAGTACCAGGAAGCGCTCCAGCAGGTCATCGAGGCCCGGCTGATGGGCATCGAGCCCCCGCACGAGGAGGAGGCCGCCCCAACCGGCGGCCAGGTCATCGACCTGATGGCGGCGCTGGAGAACAGCGTCCGCGCGGCCCGGGAATCGCGCGGGGAGACGGGAACGGGATCGGGGACGGGGACAGGGACGGGGACCGCCGAAGTGCGCGAGCTGCCCGTCCGTACGGCGGCGGGGAAGACCGCGGCGAAGCGGACCGAGAGAACGGCCACGAAGACGGCCGCCAAGACCGCGGCCAAGACCGCCGTCGTCCCCAAGGACACCGGCGGCAAGAAGAGCACCGCGGCCCGCAAGACGGCCGCGAGGAAGACCACCGCCAAGTCCACCTCGGCGAAGACGGCGAGCGCGGCGAAGACGACCGCCAAGAGCACCGCGACGACGGCGAAGACGACCGCGAAGACGACCGCGAAGACGACGGCGAAGACGACCGCCAAGAGCGCCGCGAAGACGGCCACCGCCAAGAAGGCCACCAAGCGCGCATCCGCCTGA
- the ligD gene encoding non-homologous end-joining DNA ligase codes for MAPITMVEGRRISLSNLDKVLYPETGFTKGEVLHYYATVAQSLLAHIHNRPVSFLRYPDGPDGQRFFTKNPPPGTPAWVRTTPVPRSDDPDAEQVVIADMPSLMWAANLVVEFHTPQWPADSPAVADRLVFDLDPGPPASVVECCAAALWLRDRLAADGLEAYAKTSGSKGLHLAVALEPAPSDRVSAYAKTLAQEAERELPDLVVHRMAKALRPGKVFVDHSQNAAAKTTAAPYTLRARARPTVSAPVSWQEVEDCRDPADLVFLADDIPPRLERDGDLLAPLADPNRAGRLPGTARSRRARS; via the coding sequence ATGGCGCCGATCACCATGGTGGAGGGGCGTCGCATCTCGCTCAGCAATCTCGACAAGGTCCTGTACCCCGAGACCGGCTTCACCAAGGGCGAGGTGCTGCACTACTACGCCACCGTCGCGCAGTCGCTGCTGGCCCACATCCACAACCGGCCGGTGTCGTTCCTGCGCTATCCCGACGGCCCGGACGGCCAGCGGTTCTTCACCAAGAACCCGCCGCCCGGCACCCCCGCATGGGTGCGGACCACCCCCGTCCCCCGATCGGACGACCCCGACGCCGAGCAGGTCGTCATCGCCGACATGCCCTCCCTCATGTGGGCCGCGAACCTCGTCGTCGAGTTCCACACCCCCCAATGGCCGGCCGACAGCCCCGCCGTCGCCGACCGCCTGGTCTTCGACCTCGACCCCGGCCCGCCCGCGAGCGTCGTCGAGTGCTGCGCCGCCGCGCTGTGGCTGCGCGACCGGCTCGCCGCCGACGGCCTGGAGGCGTACGCCAAGACCTCCGGCTCCAAGGGCCTCCACCTGGCCGTGGCCCTGGAACCGGCCCCGTCCGACCGGGTGTCCGCGTACGCGAAGACGCTCGCCCAGGAGGCCGAGCGCGAGCTCCCCGACCTCGTCGTCCACCGGATGGCCAAGGCGCTGCGCCCCGGCAAGGTGTTCGTCGACCACAGCCAGAACGCCGCCGCGAAGACCACCGCCGCGCCGTACACGCTGCGCGCCCGCGCCCGGCCCACCGTCTCCGCTCCCGTCTCCTGGCAGGAGGTCGAGGACTGCCGCGATCCCGCCGACCTGGTCTTCCTCGCCGACGACATCCCGCCGCGGCTGGAGCGCGACGGCGATCTGCTGGCCCCCCTGGCCGATCCGAACCGCGCCGGGCGACTCCCCGGCACCGCGCGGAGCCGGCGGGCCCGGTCATGA